A portion of the Bacillus thuringiensis genome contains these proteins:
- a CDS encoding YjjG family noncanonical pyrimidine nucleotidase — protein sequence MKYKVILFDVDDTLLDFPETERNALHNAFVQFGMPTGYNDYLASYKEISNGLWRDLENKMITLSELAVDRFRQLFALHNIDVDAQQFSDVYLENLGKEVHLIEGAVQLCENLQDCKLGIITNGYTKVQQSRIGNSPLCNFFDHIIISEEVGHQKPAREIFDYAFEKFGITDKSSVLMVGDSLTSDMKGGEDYGIDTCWYNPSLKENRAEVKPTYEVESLLQILEIAEVAEEKVASF from the coding sequence ATGAAATACAAAGTAATACTATTCGACGTAGACGATACATTATTAGATTTCCCTGAAACGGAAAGAAATGCATTACACAATGCGTTTGTACAGTTCGGCATGCCTACAGGGTATAATGATTATCTTGCAAGCTATAAAGAGATTAGTAATGGATTATGGAGAGATTTAGAAAATAAAATGATTACGCTAAGTGAATTAGCAGTAGATCGATTTAGACAATTATTTGCACTTCATAATATAGACGTAGATGCACAGCAATTTAGCGATGTATATCTTGAAAACTTAGGGAAAGAAGTACATCTTATAGAAGGTGCTGTGCAATTATGTGAAAATCTACAAGATTGCAAGCTAGGTATTATTACGAATGGATATACGAAGGTGCAACAATCAAGAATCGGAAATTCGCCTTTATGTAATTTCTTTGATCATATTATTATTTCTGAAGAAGTTGGTCATCAAAAGCCAGCACGTGAGATTTTTGATTATGCATTTGAGAAATTTGGAATTACGGATAAATCAAGTGTACTTATGGTTGGAGATTCGTTAACTTCTGATATGAAAGGCGGAGAAGACTACGGCATTGATACATGTTGGTATAATCCGAGTTTGAAAGAAAATAGGGCAGAAGTTAAGCCGACTTATGAAGTGGAGAGTCTTCTACAAATTTTAGAAATTGCAGAAGTGGCTGAAGAAAAGGTAGCTTCATTTTAA
- a CDS encoding DUF2785 domain-containing protein — protein sequence MDITALQQQLELIQQNDYTQLQHIDVNELTLNMLQYIGTTDSYVRYQLIYKCFAHFIHHEFLMDDQLKLLLQTCLSDEYLHCDIYSPHTDGVFTRSYTVSLIALILQFANSHYFFTEEDIEEIKNKLITYTNLETDFRSYIENKGWAHCLAHVSDAFTEIVHNSYTTFEWYEELIHCLLNKIFIPSDLFHNNEDERIVTPLLAMLYHDFPQNELISIIHKKIKRLPQIRKRLSLNEYCILCANIKTFLRTLFFRTKDDHNLAFTARKTERMLKELPNYY from the coding sequence TTGGATATTACAGCATTGCAACAACAGTTAGAGCTTATACAACAAAATGACTATACGCAACTGCAACATATAGACGTAAATGAGTTAACTTTGAACATGCTTCAGTATATCGGAACGACTGATAGTTACGTTCGTTACCAACTTATATATAAATGTTTTGCACATTTTATTCATCATGAATTCCTTATGGACGATCAACTGAAATTACTGTTGCAAACTTGTTTAAGTGATGAGTATTTACATTGTGACATTTACTCCCCACATACAGATGGGGTTTTCACACGTTCTTACACTGTTTCGTTAATTGCATTAATACTCCAATTCGCTAACTCACACTACTTTTTTACAGAGGAAGATATCGAGGAAATAAAAAACAAACTTATTACATATACAAACTTAGAAACGGATTTTCGTAGCTATATCGAAAATAAAGGATGGGCTCATTGTCTTGCCCACGTATCTGATGCCTTTACTGAAATTGTTCATAATTCTTATACGACCTTTGAATGGTATGAAGAATTAATTCATTGCTTATTAAATAAAATCTTTATTCCATCTGACCTTTTTCATAATAACGAAGATGAACGCATTGTTACTCCATTACTAGCAATGCTGTATCATGATTTTCCTCAAAACGAGTTAATTTCTATTATTCATAAAAAAATAAAAAGGCTTCCTCAAATTAGAAAACGCCTTTCGCTTAATGAGTATTGTATTTTATGTGCCAACATTAAAACCTTTTTACGCACATTATTTTTCAGAACGAAAGATGACCATAACTTAGCCTTTACAGCACGTAAAACAGAAAGAATGTTAAAGGAACTTCCAAATTATTATTAG
- a CDS encoding tyrosine-protein phosphatase, with the protein MEQQRNWLQATVERIEDNTLQIKWENNIEEVRIYWSTSPEHIEETGELLATVNGELSYTIENPSENERPYFRLVGSNGQAVTVAERRLPLQGAFNFRDMGGYETTEGRKVKWGKLYRSEELAGLTEWDIAYLQKSGLKLICDYRTDFEVKHKPNPEITGARQVCLPVMQDLAKDLNINEFFQVGDLSMLGKPGEYLVKMNQDFVSGNEAFVSFLNLAQNPENLPLVNHCTAGKDRTGFGSALLLLLLGVPEKTVMEDYLLSNGFREKLNEKMMAFLGAKLQNDESRAILGAMFEARAEYLQAAIDGIQKQYGSVEAYAEKALGFTKDSLEEMKVLLLED; encoded by the coding sequence ATGGAGCAGCAAAGAAATTGGCTACAAGCAACTGTAGAAAGAATTGAAGATAATACGTTACAAATAAAATGGGAAAATAATATAGAAGAAGTTCGTATTTATTGGAGTACTTCACCAGAACATATTGAAGAAACTGGAGAATTACTTGCAACGGTAAATGGAGAATTATCATATACAATTGAAAACCCGAGTGAAAATGAACGTCCATATTTTAGATTAGTAGGAAGTAATGGACAAGCAGTAACAGTAGCTGAGCGTAGACTGCCATTACAAGGCGCGTTTAACTTCCGTGATATGGGAGGATATGAAACGACAGAAGGCCGTAAAGTGAAATGGGGCAAATTATACCGTTCTGAAGAATTAGCAGGACTAACAGAATGGGATATTGCGTATTTACAAAAGTCTGGTTTAAAGTTAATTTGTGATTACCGTACAGACTTTGAAGTGAAGCATAAGCCGAATCCAGAAATTACGGGTGCTCGTCAAGTGTGCTTACCAGTTATGCAAGACTTAGCGAAAGACTTAAATATAAATGAGTTTTTCCAAGTTGGTGACCTTTCTATGTTAGGAAAACCAGGTGAGTATCTTGTGAAAATGAATCAAGATTTCGTAAGTGGTAACGAGGCATTCGTGAGCTTCTTAAACTTAGCGCAAAACCCGGAAAACTTACCATTAGTAAACCACTGCACAGCTGGAAAAGATCGTACTGGATTTGGTTCAGCGCTTTTATTACTTTTACTAGGTGTACCGGAAAAAACAGTAATGGAAGATTACTTATTAAGTAACGGATTCCGTGAAAAGCTAAATGAAAAAATGATGGCCTTTTTAGGTGCGAAATTACAAAATGATGAGAGCAGAGCAATATTAGGTGCAATGTTTGAAGCGCGCGCCGAATATTTACAAGCTGCGATTGATGGAATCCAAAAGCAATACGGATCAGTTGAAGCATACGCCGAAAAAGCTCTTGGCTTTACGAAAGATTCGTTAGAAGAAATGAAAGTGTTATTGCTGGAAGATTAA
- a CDS encoding YbeF family protein, protein MSEIIFIFCIYPLLVCIVSIAGAYKVGTFYVMPIVTFLIFLMLNVTVHDSAFFFWVGMYTILSFIVSYITILFIKGYKVVKRER, encoded by the coding sequence TTGAGTGAAATCATTTTTATTTTCTGTATATATCCATTGCTTGTTTGTATTGTTTCAATAGCTGGAGCATATAAAGTAGGTACATTTTATGTGATGCCAATAGTAACATTTCTTATCTTTCTTATGTTAAATGTTACAGTGCACGATTCAGCATTTTTCTTTTGGGTGGGCATGTATACTATTCTTTCATTTATTGTTTCTTATATAACTATCCTTTTTATAAAGGGATATAAAGTTGTAAAAAGAGAGCGTTAA
- a CDS encoding MFS transporter — protein MKKDFAENDTKTLLASRNALFLLFALPGVAFATWISRTAATRDILAVSNAEMGWILFGLSVGSIIGLLSASHFIDGKGARDVIIGSMFFMIVGLLCLGITIYFVSSMGAFGSLLVFGVGYGLAEVALNVEGSAIEQKLGTTLLPKFHGFFSIGTLVGALSGSAAISLHIPILYQFLAISVMFVLLVCMLYRFLPHGTGKKEESRNKKRAKHTSLRMEKKVLLLGLFVLGMAFAEGSANDWLPIVMVDGHEQSVVTGSIMYTIFVLAMTLARMCSSYFLDRFGRVAVMRATIMMAIIGMTIVRFGSNSYFLAIGVVLWGIGAALGFPIGLSAARDDSENATSNVAAVSIIGFTAFLVGPPFLGILGEAFGIRNALLAVLLFVILSGIVSSVTRENTSS, from the coding sequence ATGAAGAAAGATTTTGCGGAAAATGATACAAAGACGCTACTTGCCTCTCGAAATGCTCTATTCCTCTTATTTGCTTTGCCAGGTGTGGCATTTGCTACATGGATTTCTAGAACAGCAGCTACTCGAGATATTTTAGCAGTGTCAAATGCAGAAATGGGCTGGATTTTGTTCGGATTATCTGTCGGTTCAATAATTGGTTTACTGAGTGCAAGTCATTTTATTGACGGTAAGGGAGCTAGAGACGTTATTATAGGCAGTATGTTTTTTATGATTGTTGGATTGCTTTGTTTAGGTATTACTATTTATTTTGTTTCTAGTATGGGGGCTTTTGGTAGCTTACTAGTATTTGGAGTAGGATATGGATTAGCAGAAGTCGCATTGAATGTAGAAGGTTCTGCCATTGAGCAGAAATTAGGAACAACTCTTCTTCCGAAATTCCATGGCTTTTTTAGTATAGGAACTTTAGTAGGCGCGCTCAGTGGTTCTGCCGCCATCTCGCTTCACATCCCAATTCTGTATCAATTTCTTGCGATTTCGGTCATGTTTGTATTACTTGTATGTATGTTGTATCGTTTTCTTCCGCATGGGACAGGAAAGAAGGAGGAATCGCGAAACAAAAAGCGAGCGAAGCATACTTCTTTACGGATGGAAAAAAAGGTGCTTTTACTTGGTCTTTTTGTGCTTGGAATGGCATTTGCAGAAGGAAGTGCAAATGATTGGTTACCTATTGTGATGGTAGATGGACATGAGCAAAGTGTAGTGACAGGTTCTATTATGTACACTATTTTTGTATTGGCAATGACATTAGCTCGAATGTGCAGTAGTTATTTTCTTGATCGATTCGGTCGTGTCGCGGTTATGCGTGCTACTATTATGATGGCGATTATAGGAATGACAATCGTCAGATTTGGGAGTAACTCATATTTTCTAGCAATTGGTGTAGTACTGTGGGGGATTGGTGCTGCGTTAGGTTTCCCAATTGGGCTTTCTGCTGCTCGAGATGACAGTGAAAATGCGACTTCTAATGTTGCTGCAGTTTCTATCATCGGTTTTACAGCGTTTTTAGTCGGACCACCATTTTTAGGAATACTTGGAGAAGCATTCGGAATACGTAATGCTTTGCTAGCTGTTTTATTATTTGTTATCTTGTCTGGAATTGTATCGTCTGTTACGAGAGAGAATACATCGAGTTAA
- a CDS encoding ROK family transcriptional regulator translates to MSEQFVTQKSIKETILRGIRTALLERGSATKVELSNTLEISFPTISKFIEKMKQDGEVTLAGLDDSSGGRRAKRYEYNPEYMLGLAIFLEKNETNYTIFNCLGEVKEQGSTSSTLIDTGLSVLTEHIESLIATFPKISSISIGVPGAVDNGRIFYIPGYEKFQNFNLKSHLEELFSIPVVIENDMNAAVLGYHKNTGNNENSSLVYLYSGQNGPGAGIMVNGDVVRGSTFFSGEISFVPQYDNKNFLQALRSEDSNNSEEYNIDAITRLIATCIAIINPHGFIFCDDEVNQIVIDQIVKSCPQYIPAEHIPKITVSNWKEDYLYGLKSLGLDLMITRTNKEN, encoded by the coding sequence TTGAGTGAACAATTTGTTACTCAAAAATCGATTAAAGAGACGATCCTTCGCGGCATTCGTACAGCTCTTCTAGAGCGAGGTAGTGCAACGAAAGTTGAACTTAGTAATACATTAGAAATCAGTTTTCCAACGATAAGTAAATTTATAGAAAAAATGAAACAAGACGGTGAAGTCACTTTAGCCGGTTTAGATGATTCAAGTGGTGGAAGAAGAGCAAAACGATATGAATATAATCCAGAATACATGTTAGGTTTAGCGATATTTTTAGAAAAAAATGAGACGAACTATACAATTTTTAACTGTTTAGGGGAAGTAAAAGAACAAGGCAGTACTTCAAGTACATTAATTGATACGGGTCTAAGTGTATTAACAGAACATATAGAAAGTCTTATAGCTACGTTTCCAAAGATAAGTTCAATCTCAATTGGTGTTCCTGGTGCTGTCGATAATGGGCGTATTTTCTATATTCCTGGATATGAAAAGTTCCAAAATTTTAATTTAAAAAGTCACTTGGAGGAACTGTTTTCTATACCAGTAGTAATAGAAAACGATATGAATGCTGCAGTGCTCGGCTATCATAAAAATACTGGAAACAATGAAAATTCCTCTCTTGTATATTTGTATTCAGGTCAAAATGGCCCAGGTGCGGGGATTATGGTAAATGGAGATGTCGTACGCGGAAGTACATTTTTCTCAGGAGAGATATCTTTCGTCCCGCAGTACGATAATAAAAATTTCTTGCAAGCTTTGAGAAGTGAAGATTCGAATAATTCAGAGGAATATAATATAGATGCTATTACTCGTTTAATAGCTACATGTATAGCTATTATTAACCCTCATGGATTCATCTTCTGTGATGATGAAGTGAACCAAATTGTAATAGATCAAATTGTAAAAAGTTGTCCCCAGTACATTCCGGCAGAACATATTCCGAAAATAACAGTGAGCAACTGGAAAGAAGATTATTTATATGGGTTAAAAAGCCTTGGACTTGATCTTATGATTACGAGAACAAATAAAGAAAATTAA
- a CDS encoding maltose O-acetyltransferase, with protein sequence MKTEKEKMVAGEMYIADDEELVADRVEAKRLTRLYNEAMETGDERRFTLLNQLLGSSADGKAQINPDFRCDYGYNIHVGKSFFANFNCVILDVCEVRIGDNCMFAPGVHIYTATHPLHPVERNSGKEYGKSVKIGNNVWVGGGAIINPGISIGDNVVIASGAVVTKDVPNNVVVGGNPAKVIKTIEE encoded by the coding sequence ATGAAAACGGAGAAAGAAAAGATGGTGGCAGGAGAAATGTATATTGCGGATGACGAAGAATTGGTGGCTGATAGGGTGGAGGCAAAACGTTTAACACGCCTTTATAACGAGGCGATGGAGACAGGAGATGAGAGGCGTTTTACATTATTAAATCAGCTTTTAGGTTCTTCAGCTGATGGGAAAGCCCAAATTAATCCTGATTTTCGTTGTGATTACGGCTACAATATTCATGTTGGAAAGAGCTTTTTCGCAAATTTCAATTGTGTGATTTTGGACGTTTGTGAAGTTCGAATCGGTGATAATTGTATGTTTGCACCTGGTGTTCACATTTATACTGCTACTCATCCATTACATCCGGTGGAACGAAACTCTGGCAAAGAATATGGAAAATCGGTAAAGATAGGTAACAATGTTTGGGTTGGCGGAGGCGCTATTATTAACCCTGGTATTTCAATTGGAGATAATGTTGTAATTGCTTCAGGGGCAGTTGTGACAAAAGATGTACCTAATAATGTAGTTGTTGGTGGTAACCCAGCTAAAGTTATTAAAACGATAGAAGAGTAA
- a CDS encoding AI-2E family transporter produces MEKINIRKRDKLRKFFREQNYLAVLLGFALLFINILLLTKISFVFTPFIVFLKTIFFPVLLAGVLFYILHPFVSLLEKKGVSRIVSIASIYLIVLGLFVFLVVTVIPIIKDQIDALIDNLPYFGHEIERAARRFGESNLLGKIQENLNINVANMVKEYTVDFTKSLSSVTGNVTGFLSTVTEVVLTFVMVPFILFYLLKDGEQLPKHFLKFISEQRQPAAMRILDDMHYAISSYIRGQIIVSLFIGIMLLIGYLIIGIKYAVLLAILAMIVNIVPYVGPIIAITPALIIAFINSPAMVLKVIIVMMVVQLAEGKFISPQVMGKKLDIHPITIIFIILTAGNLFGIMGIILAIPGYAILKVLVTHGYRFVKLNT; encoded by the coding sequence TTGGAGAAAATAAATATAAGAAAAAGAGATAAGTTAAGAAAGTTTTTTAGAGAACAAAATTATTTGGCGGTATTACTTGGATTTGCGTTATTGTTCATTAATATTTTATTGCTAACAAAAATATCATTTGTTTTTACACCGTTTATCGTATTTTTAAAAACAATTTTCTTCCCAGTACTATTAGCGGGCGTACTATTTTATATTTTGCATCCATTCGTTTCGCTTTTAGAAAAGAAGGGTGTTTCAAGAATTGTATCGATAGCTTCCATATATTTAATCGTACTAGGGTTATTTGTATTTTTAGTTGTAACGGTTATCCCTATTATTAAAGATCAAATTGATGCATTAATTGATAACTTACCGTATTTCGGCCATGAGATTGAACGAGCAGCACGTAGATTTGGGGAAAGTAATTTACTCGGTAAAATTCAGGAGAATTTAAATATTAATGTTGCGAATATGGTAAAAGAATATACAGTTGATTTTACAAAGTCATTATCATCAGTAACTGGGAATGTAACTGGATTTTTGAGTACTGTTACAGAGGTTGTTTTAACATTTGTAATGGTTCCATTTATATTGTTCTATCTTTTAAAAGATGGCGAACAATTGCCGAAGCACTTCTTAAAGTTCATTTCAGAACAAAGACAACCAGCAGCAATGAGAATACTAGATGATATGCACTATGCGATTAGCTCGTATATTAGAGGGCAGATTATCGTGAGCTTGTTTATCGGTATTATGTTATTAATCGGTTACCTTATTATCGGTATTAAATATGCTGTATTACTTGCTATTTTAGCGATGATTGTAAATATCGTTCCGTACGTAGGGCCAATTATCGCTATTACACCAGCGTTAATTATCGCATTTATCAACTCGCCAGCAATGGTGTTAAAAGTAATCATCGTTATGATGGTTGTACAATTAGCAGAAGGTAAGTTTATTTCTCCGCAAGTAATGGGGAAAAAGCTAGATATTCATCCGATTACAATCATATTTATCATTTTAACTGCCGGAAACTTATTCGGGATTATGGGCATTATTTTAGCCATTCCAGGATATGCGATATTGAAAGTGTTAGTTACGCACGGTTATAGATTTGTTAAGTTGAATACATGA
- a CDS encoding 1-deoxy-D-xylulose-5-phosphate reductoisomerase — MVKYISILGSTGSIGTSALDVVSAHPEHFKIIGLTANYNIDLLEQQIKTFQPRIVSVATKDLADKLRTRISANTKITHGTDGLIAVATHPDSNLVLSSVVGVSGLLPTIEALKAKKDIAIANKETLVAAGHIVTELAQQNGCRLIPVDSEHSAIFQCLNGENNKEIEKLIVTASGGAFRDKTREEMQTLQAKDALKHPNWLMGAKLTIDSATLMNKGFEVMEARWLFDIPYEKIDVMIHKESIIHSLVEFIDGSAMAQLGAPDMRMPIQYAFHYPTRLPSSYEKLNLLEIGSLHFEKPDLEKFPCLQYAYECGKIGGTTPAVLNAANEIANALYLKNEIAFFDIEKTIYKTVEAHHNVKDPSLDAILEADQWARQYANELLIKKS, encoded by the coding sequence ATGGTAAAATATATATCAATTTTAGGTTCAACAGGATCCATCGGCACATCTGCATTAGATGTCGTTTCAGCTCATCCTGAACATTTTAAAATCATCGGTTTAACCGCAAATTATAATATCGATCTTCTTGAGCAACAAATCAAAACGTTTCAACCTCGTATTGTAAGCGTTGCGACAAAAGACTTAGCAGACAAGCTTCGTACGCGTATTTCAGCAAATACAAAAATCACACACGGGACTGATGGCTTAATCGCAGTAGCTACTCACCCTGATTCAAATCTTGTATTAAGTTCTGTTGTCGGTGTTTCAGGATTACTCCCAACAATTGAAGCATTAAAAGCGAAGAAAGATATCGCTATTGCTAATAAAGAAACTTTGGTTGCAGCTGGACATATCGTAACTGAACTAGCGCAACAAAACGGATGTCGCTTAATTCCAGTAGATAGTGAGCATTCAGCTATTTTCCAATGTTTAAACGGCGAAAATAATAAAGAGATTGAGAAGTTAATTGTAACAGCTTCCGGTGGTGCTTTTCGTGATAAAACACGTGAAGAAATGCAAACATTACAAGCTAAGGACGCTTTAAAACATCCAAACTGGTTAATGGGTGCAAAACTAACGATTGATTCTGCCACATTAATGAATAAAGGCTTTGAAGTAATGGAAGCGAGATGGCTATTTGATATTCCGTATGAAAAAATTGATGTAATGATTCATAAAGAAAGTATCATTCATTCTTTAGTAGAATTTATTGATGGATCAGCTATGGCACAGCTCGGTGCTCCTGATATGAGAATGCCGATTCAATATGCGTTTCACTATCCTACTCGGCTACCTTCTTCCTATGAAAAATTAAATTTATTAGAAATCGGTAGTTTACATTTTGAAAAACCAGATTTAGAGAAGTTCCCTTGTCTACAATACGCATATGAATGTGGCAAAATCGGTGGTACTACTCCCGCTGTATTAAATGCAGCAAATGAAATTGCGAATGCACTATACTTAAAAAATGAAATTGCCTTTTTCGATATTGAAAAAACAATTTACAAAACAGTTGAAGCTCATCATAATGTAAAAGATCCTTCACTTGATGCTATATTGGAAGCGGATCAATGGGCGCGCCAATATGCAAATGAATTGTTAATAAAAAAGAGCTAA
- a CDS encoding tryptophan--tRNA ligase → MSEKIMLTGIKPTGYPHLGNYIGAIKPALQMSKNNEGKALYFIADYHALNAVHDSEKFSSYTKEVAATWLSLGLGEDVIFYRQTEVSEILELAWILACLTPKGLMNRAHAYKAKVEQNKKAGLEVDAGVNMGLYTYPILMAADILLFQVTHVPVGKDQIQHIEIARDIATYFNHTFGTTFTLPEYVVQEEGAILPGLDGRKMSKSYGNVIPLFAEKEKLRKLIFKIKTDSSLPNEPKELETLFMIYKEFAMEDEIQSMREKYETGIGWGDVKKELFRVVDRELAGPREKYTMYMNEPNLLYEALEKGAERARKIAKINLVEIKKRIGFERGR, encoded by the coding sequence GTGAGTGAAAAAATAATGTTAACAGGAATTAAGCCGACAGGTTATCCGCATTTAGGAAATTATATTGGTGCGATTAAACCTGCATTGCAAATGTCAAAGAATAATGAAGGAAAAGCATTGTATTTTATAGCGGATTATCATGCGTTAAATGCTGTGCATGATTCAGAAAAGTTCAGCAGTTATACGAAAGAGGTAGCAGCTACTTGGTTATCGCTTGGACTTGGGGAAGATGTTATTTTTTATCGGCAAACAGAAGTATCGGAGATTCTAGAATTAGCTTGGATTTTAGCTTGCCTAACTCCGAAAGGTCTTATGAACCGTGCTCATGCGTATAAAGCGAAGGTGGAGCAAAATAAAAAAGCGGGTTTAGAGGTAGATGCAGGAGTGAATATGGGATTATATACGTATCCGATTTTAATGGCGGCTGACATATTACTATTTCAAGTTACTCATGTACCAGTTGGGAAAGATCAAATTCAGCATATTGAAATTGCACGTGATATTGCGACGTATTTTAATCATACATTCGGCACGACATTTACACTTCCGGAGTATGTAGTGCAAGAAGAAGGAGCAATATTACCAGGACTTGATGGAAGAAAGATGAGTAAAAGTTACGGGAATGTAATCCCGTTATTTGCAGAGAAAGAAAAACTACGAAAGTTAATATTTAAAATCAAAACAGATTCTTCACTTCCAAATGAACCGAAAGAATTAGAAACATTATTTATGATATATAAAGAGTTTGCGATGGAAGATGAAATACAGTCGATGCGTGAAAAGTATGAGACTGGAATCGGATGGGGCGATGTGAAAAAAGAGTTATTTCGCGTTGTAGACCGTGAGTTAGCTGGACCTCGTGAGAAATATACTATGTATATGAATGAGCCGAATTTATTATATGAAGCGTTAGAAAAAGGTGCTGAGCGAGCAAGAAAAATCGCGAAGATAAATTTAGTGGAAATTAAAAAACGGATTGGATTTGAGAGGGGGCGCTGA
- a CDS encoding NUDIX hydrolase codes for MGYIEDMRNLVGNHPLILIGSHAIILNEKDEVLLQLRTDFNRWGIIGGTLEYNETLEDALKREVFEETGLIIKNPELIRTYSGPDFFQIYPNGDQVHGVLVVYICREFHGELVCDKTESKELRFFPLDELPSTLHPVIEKILRDFHHSNKK; via the coding sequence ATGGGTTATATTGAAGATATGAGAAATCTAGTAGGAAATCACCCACTGATTTTAATAGGATCACACGCCATTATATTAAATGAAAAAGATGAAGTATTGCTGCAGCTTCGTACAGATTTTAACCGCTGGGGCATTATTGGGGGTACCTTAGAATATAACGAAACGTTAGAAGATGCTTTAAAACGAGAAGTGTTTGAAGAAACTGGACTTATTATTAAAAATCCAGAACTAATCCGTACATACTCAGGGCCAGATTTCTTTCAAATCTATCCAAATGGCGATCAAGTACACGGTGTACTCGTTGTTTATATTTGCCGAGAATTTCATGGGGAGCTTGTATGTGATAAAACTGAGTCAAAAGAATTACGTTTCTTTCCGCTTGATGAGTTACCTAGTACTCTTCATCCAGTCATTGAGAAGATTCTTCGCGATTTTCATCACTCCAATAAAAAATAG
- a CDS encoding VOC family protein, producing the protein MKIEHVAIWVNDLERMRDFYKQYFGGEENSLYHNPKKQFESYFITFEGGARLELMKQVGIDEKVQTKTIGYAHIAFSVDSKEKVNELTNTLREAGYPVLNRPRTTGDGYYESVVSDPEGNQIEITI; encoded by the coding sequence ATGAAAATTGAACATGTAGCAATTTGGGTGAATGATTTAGAAAGAATGCGTGATTTCTATAAACAGTACTTCGGTGGTGAAGAAAATAGCTTATATCACAATCCGAAAAAGCAGTTTGAATCTTATTTCATAACTTTTGAAGGCGGTGCGCGTCTAGAACTTATGAAGCAGGTAGGGATAGACGAGAAAGTACAAACAAAAACAATAGGATATGCGCATATTGCTTTTTCAGTAGATAGCAAAGAAAAAGTGAACGAATTAACTAATACATTAAGAGAAGCAGGATACCCAGTGCTAAACAGGCCGCGTACTACAGGGGATGGTTATTATGAAAGTGTAGTAAGTGATCCTGAAGGAAATCAGATTGAGATAACAATCTAA
- a CDS encoding GNAT family N-acetyltransferase — MTMIEQLEKHFKIRRSASSIMIKENNAEVFTEEQLEEMVQYYVAEAEKDGLEKLHFEISSKSPNYDVYKKCFETYSFEYVKENMIVFKDIYEVEDVESEVDFKLIEEVGEEAFYSLWNEATGEPVAHDQFVHMMLQEIGEHWKEHCLTASVDEEPIGIVIPRIERGTLEEGKLMYFAVTPNMRNKGYEAALFAGAMFVLKEIGASYYIGETNIQNEWMKDVFEKNGCQLLSCTERYVREF; from the coding sequence ATGACGATGATAGAACAGTTAGAAAAACATTTTAAAATAAGAAGAAGTGCTTCTTCTATTATGATAAAAGAAAATAATGCAGAGGTTTTTACAGAAGAGCAATTAGAAGAGATGGTGCAATATTACGTTGCTGAAGCTGAAAAAGATGGATTAGAAAAACTACATTTTGAAATCTCTTCAAAAAGTCCAAATTATGATGTGTATAAAAAATGTTTTGAAACGTATTCATTTGAATATGTTAAGGAAAACATGATTGTATTTAAAGATATATACGAAGTAGAAGATGTAGAAAGTGAAGTTGATTTTAAGTTAATTGAAGAAGTAGGGGAAGAGGCTTTTTATTCACTGTGGAATGAAGCGACGGGAGAACCAGTCGCTCATGATCAATTTGTGCATATGATGCTACAAGAAATTGGTGAGCACTGGAAAGAACATTGCTTAACAGCGAGTGTCGATGAAGAGCCGATAGGAATTGTAATCCCGCGTATTGAAAGAGGTACGTTAGAAGAAGGGAAACTTATGTACTTCGCAGTTACTCCAAATATGCGTAACAAGGGATATGAAGCTGCACTATTTGCAGGTGCGATGTTTGTCTTAAAGGAAATAGGTGCATCTTATTATATTGGTGAGACAAATATACAAAATGAGTGGATGAAGGATGTTTTTGAAAAGAACGGATGTCAGTTGCTGAGTTGTACTGAGCGGTATGTGAGGGAGTTTTAA